One segment of Maridesulfovibrio ferrireducens DNA contains the following:
- a CDS encoding chemotaxis protein CheW encodes MEEDKKRQDAELIQLVTFSIAEEEFGVDILKVQEIIRTMEITKVPRAPVFVEGVINLRGKVIPIIDLRSKFGLEIREHDQNTRIIVIEISDMIVGFVVDSVSEVLRIPANTVEPPPPVVSGLESEYISGVGKLEDRLLILLDLNRLLSGDEQELLAQV; translated from the coding sequence ATGGAAGAAGATAAGAAAAGGCAAGACGCCGAACTTATCCAGCTAGTCACCTTCAGCATTGCCGAAGAAGAGTTCGGAGTGGATATCCTTAAGGTTCAGGAAATTATCCGAACCATGGAAATCACCAAAGTTCCCCGAGCTCCTGTATTCGTTGAAGGCGTAATCAACCTTCGCGGGAAGGTAATTCCAATCATTGACTTAAGAAGTAAGTTTGGTCTCGAGATCAGAGAGCATGATCAAAATACTCGTATTATCGTTATTGAAATTAGCGACATGATCGTTGGATTTGTGGTTGATTCCGTTTCCGAGGTTCTCAGAATCCCGGCAAACACTGTTGAACCGCCGCCGCCTGTTGTTTCCGGCCTAGAGTCTGAATATATCAGCGGGGTAGGTAAACTTGAAGACAGACTGCTTATTTTACTTGATCTTAACAGACTTCTTTCAGGTGATGAGCAGGAATTATTAGCACAGGTTTAA
- a CDS encoding pyridoxine 5'-phosphate synthase, producing MPLLCVNVDHVATIRQARLGTEPDPIVAAAMCELAGAAGIIMHLREDRRHVQDRDIDLIAQTIQTKFNFEMAATDEMQAFALKINPVTVCLVPEKRAELTTEGGLSCAGHEDKLKKYLAPIHAAGIKSSLFIDADPAQIKASHEIGADYVEIHTGHYADAKTRSEQKLELNRIIDGIKRSQDLGLKVNLGHGLNYTNILDFANVPGICEYSIGHSIMARAIFVGIDRAVKDMVEIIRTFVD from the coding sequence ATGCCACTCTTATGCGTCAATGTTGATCATGTTGCAACAATCAGACAGGCTAGACTAGGAACAGAACCGGACCCGATAGTTGCCGCCGCCATGTGCGAACTGGCAGGAGCAGCCGGAATCATCATGCACCTGCGTGAAGACAGAAGACACGTTCAGGACAGAGATATTGATCTTATTGCGCAGACTATTCAAACAAAATTTAATTTTGAAATGGCTGCAACTGACGAAATGCAAGCCTTCGCACTCAAAATAAATCCCGTCACTGTGTGCCTTGTCCCTGAAAAAAGAGCGGAACTCACAACCGAGGGCGGTCTAAGTTGCGCCGGACATGAAGATAAACTGAAAAAATATCTTGCTCCGATCCATGCTGCAGGAATCAAATCAAGTCTTTTCATCGATGCAGATCCGGCACAGATTAAAGCCTCACATGAGATCGGTGCCGATTATGTTGAGATTCATACTGGTCATTATGCAGATGCTAAAACCAGATCAGAACAAAAACTAGAGCTGAACAGAATCATCGACGGTATAAAAAGAAGTCAGGATCTAGGCCTTAAAGTTAATCTTGGACATGGTCTTAATTATACCAATATCCTTGATTTTGCTAACGTTCCTGGAATTTGTGAATATTCCATCGGGCATTCAATTATGGCTCGTGCAATCTTCGTCGGAATAGATCGCGCTGTAAAAGATATGGTTGAAATTATCAGGACATTTGTGGACTAA
- a CDS encoding NAD(P)H-hydrate dehydratase — protein sequence MFSPLPTPVEMSGWDQAAINDIGIRGDILMENAGREAVATLLNEYGSVKNKSVLILSGSGNNGGDGFVIGRHLADLGAEILILHTAPKNKYKGEAAYHLKLAIKSGVQLKYFRISDKINIPESDIIIDALLGTGFDNELRPFAKAVVDAINMVKQQSFIFAIDIPSGLNGLTGKPHPVAVNAHATVTFEAAKVGLSLPEAKPFTGTLIVKKIGIPNKVKEDHPVAHYLINDKIFDQLPSLTPTMHKGTSGHVLIIGGSIGLTGALQLSGLGALRAGAGLVTLACPAGLASQVKTYMPELMTMGLGSGDHWDDQAVEELLPLLENYDAIAIGPGLGRAEGAMNLVEAIVSAGHPPAVFDADALYALSRRSHLLISIDENSIFTPHPGEMGRLVNKSIAEVEDSRIETAHQYAVSKKVILVLKGAGTVIGCPDGKTVISPISAPNLAVAGSGDVLAGIIGALLAKGIPAMQSACMGVYLHGKCGLYLKKKFPHRGNLASEIANSLPEILKEELC from the coding sequence ATGTTTTCACCGCTTCCTACGCCTGTCGAAATGTCGGGCTGGGATCAGGCCGCAATTAACGATATAGGTATCCGTGGCGATATCCTTATGGAAAATGCCGGTCGTGAAGCTGTAGCCACCCTTCTCAACGAATACGGTTCTGTTAAAAACAAATCAGTCCTCATTCTTTCCGGTTCAGGAAACAATGGCGGTGACGGTTTTGTTATAGGCAGGCATTTGGCTGACCTCGGCGCAGAAATACTGATTCTGCACACCGCGCCTAAAAATAAATATAAAGGCGAAGCTGCATATCATCTTAAGCTCGCAATAAAATCCGGCGTTCAGTTAAAATATTTTCGTATCAGTGATAAAATCAATATTCCTGAATCTGATATTATCATTGATGCCCTGCTTGGAACCGGTTTTGATAATGAATTGCGCCCGTTTGCCAAGGCCGTGGTTGATGCAATAAACATGGTAAAACAGCAATCTTTTATCTTTGCGATTGATATTCCTTCCGGTCTTAACGGACTTACCGGAAAACCTCATCCTGTAGCCGTCAATGCCCATGCTACAGTGACATTTGAAGCTGCAAAAGTTGGGTTGAGTCTTCCCGAAGCTAAACCTTTCACTGGAACTCTTATTGTCAAAAAGATCGGTATTCCAAATAAGGTTAAAGAAGATCATCCTGTTGCTCATTATTTAATTAATGATAAAATTTTCGATCAGCTTCCTTCTCTTACTCCGACCATGCACAAAGGAACTTCCGGTCATGTTCTTATAATCGGAGGGTCAATCGGGCTTACCGGAGCTTTGCAGCTTTCAGGGCTTGGAGCTTTAAGAGCCGGCGCGGGTTTAGTTACCCTAGCCTGCCCTGCGGGTCTCGCTTCTCAAGTGAAAACATACATGCCGGAACTGATGACTATGGGGCTTGGTTCCGGTGATCATTGGGATGATCAGGCCGTTGAAGAACTTCTTCCGCTACTTGAAAATTATGATGCGATAGCTATTGGTCCGGGGCTGGGCAGAGCTGAAGGAGCCATGAATCTTGTTGAAGCAATAGTTTCTGCAGGACATCCTCCGGCTGTTTTTGACGCGGACGCTCTTTATGCTTTATCCAGAAGATCACACCTTTTGATCTCAATTGACGAAAATTCTATTTTTACTCCACATCCCGGCGAAATGGGCCGACTGGTTAATAAAAGTATCGCTGAAGTTGAAGATTCACGCATTGAAACTGCTCATCAGTACGCAGTTTCAAAAAAAGTGATACTGGTCCTTAAAGGTGCCGGAACCGTGATAGGGTGTCCTGACGGTAAAACTGTAATTTCACCTATTTCCGCGCCTAACCTTGCTGTCGCGGGTTCAGGTGATGTGTTGGCCGGAATTATCGGAGCATTACTTGCCAAAGGAATTCCCGCTATGCAAAGTGCATGTATGGGGGTATACTTACACGGAAAATGTGGGCTTTATCTCAAAAAAAAATTTCCACACAGAGGAAATCTCGCATCTGAAATTGCTAACTCACTTCCCGAAATACTTAAGGAGGAATTATGTTAA
- a CDS encoding MBL fold metallo-hydrolase, giving the protein MAKLNVNGVTIDKPSKISILCDNTTTSDSLGKEWGLSMALNLPQDDLWLWDCGASSLFLQNAQEMKIDTNKAKGIALSHGHWDHSGGMDALMETDFLGPVYAHPKFAAKRYSVHAEGEVRDASFPCEYPGTIIVRDYTELDEGLFMITEIPRIAGLFEATGGLFTDPELTLTDHVPDDAFLLMMTKSGPVVILGCCHSGLANSLYHLRDLTGLESVHAIIGGLHLFKTDVDEFENTAKVIEEFNPKLVAAGHCTGEKGYEFLKNRLSCDVHQMGSGSVYEF; this is encoded by the coding sequence ATGGCCAAACTCAATGTAAACGGTGTAACGATTGATAAGCCTAGTAAGATTTCGATCTTATGTGACAATACCACCACAAGTGATTCTCTAGGTAAGGAATGGGGGCTTTCTATGGCCTTAAATCTACCTCAAGACGATCTTTGGTTGTGGGATTGTGGTGCAAGTTCACTTTTCCTGCAAAATGCACAAGAAATGAAAATTGACACAAATAAGGCTAAAGGGATTGCTCTCAGTCATGGTCATTGGGATCATTCTGGAGGCATGGATGCTCTTATGGAGACTGATTTTTTAGGTCCGGTCTATGCGCATCCCAAGTTTGCTGCAAAACGGTATTCAGTCCATGCTGAAGGTGAAGTCAGAGATGCTTCTTTCCCTTGCGAATATCCGGGAACCATAATCGTCCGCGATTATACTGAGCTGGATGAGGGTTTATTCATGATCACCGAAATTCCTCGCATAGCCGGTCTTTTTGAGGCTACCGGGGGACTGTTCACCGACCCTGAATTGACCCTCACAGATCATGTCCCGGACGATGCCTTTTTGTTAATGATGACCAAATCCGGTCCGGTTGTTATTTTAGGTTGTTGTCACAGTGGACTTGCCAATAGTTTGTATCATTTGCGTGATCTGACAGGGCTTGAATCAGTACACGCTATTATCGGCGGACTTCATCTTTTTAAAACTGATGTTGATGAATTTGAAAACACTGCCAAGGTGATTGAAGAATTCAATCCTAAACTTGTTGCTGCCGGACATTGCACAGGTGAGAAGGGTTATGAATTCCTGAAAAACAGGCTTTCATGTGATGTTCATCAGATGGGATCAGGCTCTGTATATGAATTTTAA
- a CDS encoding CBS domain-containing protein: MLTAKDIMTSGALTLTPDSEVALAAKLLLEKHLNGVPVVDSNGDLVGVICQSDLVAQQKSISVPSFFTILDGFISLSSSDDFEKEITKISATKVKQAMTPNPVTITPETSIEKIADLMVEKKLYTLPVLENGKLIGVVGKEDVLKVLTKSS; the protein is encoded by the coding sequence ATGTTAACTGCTAAAGACATTATGACATCCGGAGCTCTTACCCTCACACCCGATTCCGAAGTAGCTCTCGCTGCAAAATTGTTGCTGGAAAAGCATCTGAACGGTGTTCCGGTTGTTGATTCAAATGGAGATCTTGTCGGTGTAATCTGCCAGAGCGATTTGGTAGCTCAGCAAAAAAGTATTTCAGTACCGTCTTTTTTCACAATACTTGACGGTTTCATCTCTCTGTCATCAAGTGATGATTTTGAAAAAGAAATCACTAAGATTTCAGCTACTAAGGTTAAACAAGCCATGACTCCTAATCCTGTAACCATAACACCTGAAACAAGCATTGAAAAAATTGCCGACCTGATGGTTGAGAAAAAACTTTATACTCTACCTGTTTTGGAAAACGGGAAGCTTATAGGTGTTGTCGGTAAAGAAGATGTTCTTAAGGTGCTGACTAAATCCTCATGA
- the cimA gene encoding citramalate synthase: MKTIKIYDTTLRDGTQSEEINLTVQDKIRITKKLDELGVHYIEGGWPGSNSTDKEFFEEITNYHLENARVSAFGSTHNTRVKPENDPNLAALVDCGAKVVTLFGKSWDFHATNALGVSLERNIELISNSIGFMRKHVEELFFDAEHFFDGFKDNPEFTLACLKAAHDAGSDVLVLCDTNGGALPEEVAEACKIVLSKIPGSKIGIHTHNDCELAVANALTAVTNGAVQVQGTINGYGERCGNANLCSIIPNLELKMGFNAIGKDNLIKLKSASNYVTEIANLRPFLRQPYVGAAAFAHKGGVHVSAVMKNSKSYEHIDPLLVGNDRRVLLSDLSGKSNILYKAKQFGYNLDKNDPAVRTILADIKERESIGFEYSAAEASFELLFFKAMGWSKRYFEFINFFVVDAKRKEDNEPFSEATVIVKVHGQENHTAASGDGPVNALDKALRKALEPFYPSLKDVRLLDFKVRVLTGAIRDTEGTSSNVRLLIESSDGKSQWTTMGVSNNIIEASWQALVDSINYKLFKDDPQKWPNSM, translated from the coding sequence ATGAAAACAATAAAGATATATGACACTACCCTGCGTGACGGAACTCAAAGCGAAGAAATCAACTTAACCGTACAAGACAAAATACGCATTACAAAAAAGCTCGATGAGCTGGGCGTACATTATATTGAAGGCGGATGGCCCGGATCAAACTCCACAGATAAGGAGTTTTTCGAGGAGATTACGAATTATCACCTTGAAAATGCCAGAGTTTCGGCTTTTGGTTCTACTCATAATACCCGGGTAAAACCGGAAAATGATCCTAATCTGGCTGCCCTTGTTGATTGCGGAGCTAAAGTTGTAACTCTTTTTGGAAAAAGCTGGGACTTTCACGCTACGAATGCTTTAGGTGTCAGTCTTGAACGAAATATTGAATTGATCAGTAATAGTATTGGATTCATGCGTAAGCATGTCGAAGAACTGTTTTTTGATGCTGAGCACTTTTTTGATGGATTTAAAGATAATCCAGAATTCACATTGGCGTGCTTGAAAGCTGCCCATGATGCAGGATCTGATGTTCTTGTCTTGTGTGATACTAACGGCGGAGCGTTGCCTGAAGAAGTTGCTGAAGCTTGTAAGATTGTGCTTTCTAAGATTCCCGGATCAAAGATCGGGATTCATACCCATAATGACTGCGAACTTGCCGTTGCCAACGCGCTTACAGCGGTAACAAATGGAGCTGTGCAGGTTCAGGGAACCATAAATGGGTATGGTGAAAGGTGCGGTAACGCTAACCTCTGCTCCATTATCCCGAACCTTGAACTTAAAATGGGTTTTAATGCTATTGGTAAAGATAATTTGATTAAGCTTAAAAGTGCTTCAAATTATGTTACCGAAATTGCGAACTTACGTCCGTTTCTCAGACAACCGTATGTCGGCGCCGCTGCTTTTGCTCACAAAGGCGGAGTTCACGTCAGTGCGGTTATGAAAAACTCAAAAAGCTACGAACATATTGATCCGCTTTTAGTTGGTAATGATAGACGAGTTCTGCTTTCCGATCTTTCCGGAAAAAGCAATATTCTCTATAAAGCTAAACAGTTCGGGTATAATCTTGATAAAAATGATCCAGCTGTAAGAACAATTCTTGCAGATATTAAAGAACGTGAAAGTATCGGTTTTGAATATTCCGCTGCCGAAGCTTCTTTTGAATTGCTGTTTTTTAAAGCCATGGGATGGTCCAAGAGATACTTTGAGTTCATCAACTTCTTTGTGGTTGATGCCAAACGTAAAGAAGACAATGAGCCATTCTCCGAAGCAACTGTAATTGTTAAAGTTCACGGTCAGGAAAATCATACAGCTGCATCAGGTGATGGCCCTGTTAATGCTTTGGATAAGGCATTGCGTAAGGCTCTTGAGCCGTTTTATCCTAGTTTGAAAGATGTCCGGTTACTCGACTTTAAAGTACGCGTGCTTACCGGAGCAATCAGAGATACCGAAGGCACAAGCTCAAATGTCCGCCTGCTCATTGAATCTTCAGATGGCAAGAGTCAGTGGACAACAATGGGAGTCAGCAACAACATTATCGAAGCAAGCTGGCAGGCTCTCGTAGACTCAATTAATTACAAGCTCTTCAAGGATGATCCGCAAAAATGGCCAAACTCAATGTAA
- a CDS encoding aspartate kinase, whose amino-acid sequence MNIVVQKFGGTSVRNLECMKQVLEKVMVPYEQGNKVIVVLSAMSGETNRLIALAKEWSNAPDLAEMDSLVSTGEQVSTALFTMLLKDKGIKARSLLGFQIPIKTNSYHSRARILEMDSDEITSLLEKHDILVVAGFQGCTEDKRITTLGRGGSDTSAVAMAAAVNADVCEIYTDVSGVFTTDPNICTQARKLDMVSYDEMLEMASMGAKVLQIRSVEFAKKYNVKVHVRSTFSDEIGTFVTQEDEKMESVMVSGIAYDKDQARVTLAKVLDKPGVSATLFTPLAENGILVDMIVQNPSRDGRTDMTFTVPRADLEITLEVLDRIKDEMGAEEILYDQNVCKISVIGVGMRNHSGVASKAFQALRDENINILMISTSEIKITCLIEEKYTELAIRTLHNTFGLDKSGSEENML is encoded by the coding sequence ATGAACATAGTAGTACAAAAGTTCGGAGGAACCTCAGTAAGGAACCTCGAATGTATGAAGCAGGTACTTGAAAAAGTCATGGTACCTTACGAACAAGGCAACAAGGTCATCGTTGTTTTATCTGCAATGTCCGGGGAAACTAATAGATTGATTGCTCTTGCAAAAGAATGGTCAAATGCTCCCGACCTTGCGGAAATGGATTCTCTTGTTTCAACAGGTGAACAAGTTTCAACCGCTTTGTTTACAATGCTCCTTAAAGATAAAGGGATTAAAGCCCGCTCTCTTTTAGGTTTTCAGATTCCCATCAAGACAAATTCATATCATTCCCGTGCTCGAATTTTAGAGATGGACAGTGATGAAATTACTAGTCTTTTAGAAAAGCATGATATTTTAGTAGTCGCCGGCTTTCAGGGGTGTACGGAAGATAAACGTATCACAACTTTGGGACGCGGTGGCTCTGATACATCCGCGGTTGCTATGGCTGCAGCTGTTAATGCCGATGTATGCGAAATTTACACTGACGTTTCCGGTGTTTTCACTACCGATCCTAACATCTGCACTCAAGCGCGAAAGCTGGACATGGTTTCTTATGATGAGATGCTGGAAATGGCCAGTATGGGAGCAAAAGTTCTACAGATACGCTCTGTTGAGTTTGCAAAAAAATATAATGTAAAAGTTCATGTTCGCTCAACTTTCAGCGATGAAATAGGGACATTTGTCACTCAGGAGGATGAAAAGATGGAATCGGTAATGGTTTCCGGCATTGCATATGATAAAGATCAGGCTCGCGTTACTCTTGCAAAAGTTCTTGATAAACCGGGTGTTTCCGCGACTCTTTTTACTCCTCTTGCAGAAAACGGCATTCTTGTTGATATGATCGTTCAGAATCCGAGCCGTGACGGCCGTACCGATATGACCTTCACCGTTCCAAGAGCTGACTTAGAAATTACTCTTGAAGTTCTTGATAGAATTAAAGACGAAATGGGCGCAGAAGAAATTCTTTATGATCAGAATGTATGTAAAATTTCTGTCATCGGTGTTGGAATGCGTAATCATTCCGGTGTTGCTTCTAAGGCTTTTCAGGCCCTCCGTGATGAAAACATCAATATCCTGATGATCAGCACATCTGAAATTAAAATTACTTGTCTTATTGAAGAAAAATATACTGAACTTGCCATCAGAACGCTCCACAACACGTTCGGGCTTGATAAAAGCGGGTCCGAAGAAAATATGCTGTAA
- a CDS encoding holo-[acyl-carrier-protein] synthase, whose protein sequence is MIVGLGIDLTELDRIESSLEKFGERFMRTFLTEKEISLVPEIKKIQHLAARFAAKEAAVKALGTGFAEGITFKCVEILNLKSGAPELIFNGKGLERSRELGVERILISITHGRDTAAAVVILEK, encoded by the coding sequence ATGATAGTAGGCCTCGGAATAGATTTAACAGAACTTGATCGCATAGAAAGCTCACTGGAGAAATTCGGTGAGCGTTTTATGCGTACTTTTCTTACTGAAAAAGAGATCAGCTTAGTTCCCGAAATAAAGAAGATCCAACATCTTGCAGCTAGATTTGCCGCAAAGGAAGCCGCTGTTAAAGCCTTGGGAACAGGATTTGCTGAAGGAATTACCTTTAAGTGTGTTGAGATTTTAAATCTTAAATCCGGTGCTCCTGAGTTGATATTTAATGGAAAGGGGCTTGAGCGATCCCGTGAATTAGGTGTAGAAAGAATACTCATATCAATTACACATGGACGGGACACTGCTGCGGCTGTTGTAATTCTTGAGAAATAA
- a CDS encoding UDP-glucose dehydrogenase family protein, protein MNICIVGTGYVGLVSAACFAEMGNHVWCVDVNPDVIKTLKEGKIHIFEPGLEDLVKRNYEDQRLFFTTSLKDGLDKARFVFITVGTPCSSDGSCDLRFVENVAREIGQTMTDSKIIVDKSTVPVGTADKVRSIVKAELEKRGLDLEFDVASNPEFLKEGDAVSDFMKPDRVVVGTEKKETCKEFETLYAPYARSREKLIFMGTRSAEMTKYAANCMLATKISFINEMASICELVGANVREVRLGIGSDHRIGYYFIYPGVGYGGSCFPKDVKALINTAKEVGARPELIEAVDSVNNRQKKMLSRKILDYFEPQGGVRGKTLAIWGLAFKANTDDMRESSALSIISELTEAGMKIKAFDPVAHIKAEEILRDNDLVEIVHNQYEVLEGANAVAVVTDWNQFRNPDFDKIKEALLAPVIFDGRNLYDPSYLGSNGFAYFSVGRRPVGDSV, encoded by the coding sequence ATGAACATATGTATAGTAGGAACCGGATATGTCGGGCTTGTCAGCGCAGCATGTTTTGCAGAAATGGGAAACCATGTTTGGTGTGTTGATGTAAATCCAGACGTTATTAAGACTCTTAAAGAGGGTAAAATTCATATTTTTGAACCGGGTCTTGAAGACTTGGTTAAACGAAACTATGAAGATCAAAGACTTTTCTTTACCACCAGTCTTAAAGATGGACTGGATAAAGCCCGTTTTGTTTTTATTACTGTCGGAACTCCATGCAGCTCAGATGGAAGTTGTGATCTGAGATTTGTGGAAAATGTTGCCCGCGAAATAGGGCAGACCATGACCGATTCTAAAATTATTGTAGACAAATCTACCGTTCCGGTCGGAACTGCTGATAAAGTCCGCTCAATAGTTAAAGCAGAACTTGAAAAAAGAGGTTTGGATCTTGAGTTCGATGTCGCTTCAAACCCCGAGTTTCTAAAAGAAGGGGATGCTGTAAGCGACTTTATGAAGCCGGACAGAGTTGTTGTCGGCACTGAAAAGAAAGAAACTTGTAAGGAATTCGAGACCTTATACGCTCCTTATGCCCGCAGTAGAGAAAAACTCATTTTTATGGGTACCAGAAGTGCGGAAATGACTAAATATGCAGCGAACTGCATGCTGGCCACAAAAATTTCTTTTATTAATGAAATGGCCAGTATTTGTGAACTCGTCGGAGCTAATGTGCGCGAAGTCAGACTCGGCATAGGCTCTGATCACCGCATTGGATATTATTTCATCTACCCCGGCGTAGGTTACGGTGGATCATGTTTTCCTAAGGACGTGAAGGCCCTGATCAATACAGCTAAAGAGGTTGGCGCCAGACCTGAGCTTATTGAAGCCGTGGATTCTGTTAATAACAGACAGAAAAAAATGCTTTCCCGCAAGATTCTGGATTATTTTGAACCTCAGGGTGGAGTTAGAGGTAAAACCCTTGCAATATGGGGACTTGCATTTAAAGCCAACACTGATGATATGAGAGAGTCTTCTGCCTTATCTATCATTTCCGAGCTGACTGAAGCAGGAATGAAAATTAAAGCTTTTGACCCTGTTGCTCATATAAAAGCAGAAGAAATTTTGCGTGATAATGATCTGGTGGAGATCGTACATAATCAGTATGAAGTTCTTGAAGGGGCAAATGCTGTTGCGGTTGTGACGGACTGGAATCAGTTTAGAAATCCTGATTTTGATAAAATAAAAGAAGCCTTGCTTGCTCCGGTTATATTTGACGGTAGAAATCTTTACGACCCGTCTTACCTAGGCAGTAACGGTTTTGCTTACTTCAGTGTTGGACGCAGACCGGTCGGGGATTCTGTTTAA
- the tsaE gene encoding tRNA (adenosine(37)-N6)-threonylcarbamoyltransferase complex ATPase subunit type 1 TsaE, with amino-acid sequence MTKNQLIINLPDVEATLRFGSFLADFFQKKKEFIPIFLNGDLGAGKTTFVRAFVESLPGAENAEVSSPSFNILNIYPTKPQVEHFDLYRLEGQCPDDEFFDLLNNKNTLTVVEWIQYLNIEFWPDNALLFTWKATPTGRKIELTLHGSATPLFEEIATLLDSF; translated from the coding sequence ATGACAAAGAACCAGTTGATCATAAATCTGCCGGATGTGGAGGCGACGCTGAGATTCGGCTCTTTTCTGGCAGATTTCTTCCAAAAAAAGAAAGAATTCATTCCAATTTTTCTAAATGGAGATCTTGGAGCAGGAAAAACAACTTTTGTTAGAGCTTTTGTAGAATCTCTTCCCGGTGCGGAAAACGCAGAAGTAAGTAGCCCAAGTTTCAATATTCTTAATATATACCCCACAAAACCGCAGGTTGAGCATTTTGACCTCTATAGACTTGAAGGGCAATGTCCTGATGACGAGTTTTTTGATCTATTAAACAATAAAAACACTTTGACAGTTGTAGAGTGGATTCAGTATCTCAATATTGAATTTTGGCCTGATAACGCACTGCTCTTCACTTGGAAAGCTACCCCCACCGGTAGAAAAATCGAATTGACCCTTCATGGTTCAGCGACCCCCCTCTTCGAAGAGATTGCCACACTTCTCGATTCTTTTTAA